Proteins encoded in a region of the Chryseobacterium piperi genome:
- a CDS encoding M61 family metallopeptidase, with protein MNAFIKLFFGLVLFSNYMFSQSLKKNYEYNIDLVHMNNDQVKVSFTPPKNNLEKGTFVIPKLVPGFYQAMNFGQYVSDVVTTGKNGKKIRTERLDKNSWTIHDLKHVKKISYWVADGWDSLKENTEGAKSAGSTFKKDSVFVINYNSLVGYFKEIKEAPYEINIRKKKDFYASSALDYKRKNDSTDMVWAKDYRELVDSPVLYCVPDTTWLKIGTTEVLVSFYNKKERHYSKKIADEIETILKNQQAYLGGKLPVEKYAFLIYYEPSTEKGFMGDGLEHSRSTVCLYLSENINFLPDALNRVASHEFFHIITPLHIHSGEIQHYDFLNPVMSKHLWLYEGMTEYATIHMPIKQKMISLSDFEKKLEEKIEGMKEFDNTLSFTEFSKNAMQRQDQYMNVYQKGPLLGLCLDIRLRELSGGKMGTQNLMQRLMQKYGENKYFNDDDLFDEITKMTFPEIRTYFKDYIEGTKPLPLKEYLTKVGLTYDETTGKVSTLANPDAQQIALRKAWIDQ; from the coding sequence ATGAATGCTTTTATCAAACTATTTTTCGGGTTGGTTCTTTTCTCCAACTACATGTTTTCACAATCACTAAAGAAAAACTATGAATACAATATAGATCTGGTTCATATGAATAATGATCAGGTTAAAGTATCTTTTACTCCGCCCAAAAACAACCTGGAAAAAGGCACTTTTGTTATACCCAAACTTGTTCCGGGATTTTATCAGGCTATGAATTTTGGACAATATGTTTCAGATGTTGTGACAACTGGCAAAAACGGAAAAAAAATACGCACAGAACGCTTGGATAAAAATAGCTGGACGATCCATGATCTTAAACATGTGAAAAAAATATCATATTGGGTTGCTGACGGATGGGATTCTTTAAAGGAAAATACTGAAGGGGCAAAATCCGCAGGCAGTACTTTTAAAAAAGACAGTGTTTTTGTTATCAACTATAATTCATTAGTAGGTTATTTTAAGGAAATAAAAGAGGCTCCCTACGAAATCAACATCAGGAAAAAGAAAGATTTTTATGCATCTTCTGCATTGGACTATAAAAGAAAAAATGACAGCACAGATATGGTGTGGGCAAAAGATTACAGGGAGTTAGTAGATTCTCCTGTCCTTTATTGTGTTCCTGATACAACCTGGTTGAAAATAGGCACTACAGAAGTGCTGGTATCATTTTACAACAAAAAGGAGCGACACTATTCAAAAAAAATAGCTGATGAGATTGAAACTATTTTAAAAAACCAGCAGGCATATCTGGGAGGGAAGCTACCTGTAGAAAAATATGCTTTTCTCATCTATTATGAGCCCTCAACAGAAAAAGGGTTTATGGGAGATGGGCTGGAGCATTCGAGGTCTACCGTTTGTCTTTATCTGTCCGAGAATATCAACTTTCTACCGGATGCTCTAAACAGAGTGGCTTCTCATGAATTTTTCCATATCATTACACCACTTCACATTCATTCGGGAGAAATCCAGCATTATGATTTTCTGAATCCTGTGATGTCTAAACATCTGTGGCTTTATGAAGGGATGACAGAATATGCCACCATACATATGCCTATAAAACAAAAAATGATCAGCCTGTCGGATTTTGAAAAAAAGCTGGAGGAAAAAATAGAAGGTATGAAAGAGTTTGATAATACATTATCTTTTACAGAATTCAGTAAAAATGCAATGCAGAGACAGGACCAGTATATGAACGTATACCAAAAAGGACCATTGCTGGGATTATGTTTAGATATCAGACTACGCGAGCTTTCGGGTGGTAAAATGGGTACTCAGAATCTGATGCAACGGCTTATGCAAAAATATGGGGAGAATAAATATTTCAATGATGATGATTTATTCGATGAAATTACAAAAATGACTTTCCCCGAAATCCGCACCTATTTCAAGGATTATATAGAAGGTACAAAGCCTCTTCCTTTGAAAGAATATCTTACAAAAGTGGGTCTTACCTACGACGAAACTACAGGAAAAGTAAGCACTCTGGCTAATCCGGATGCCCAACAAATAGCTTTGAGAAAAGCATGGATTGACCAGTAA
- the queA gene encoding tRNA preQ1(34) S-adenosylmethionine ribosyltransferase-isomerase QueA produces the protein MKTSDFNFDLPAELLAEHPSEHRDDARLMVLDRKTETIEHKLFKDVVDYFDEKDLFIFNNTKVFPARLYGNKEKTGAKIEVFLLRELDKETRVWDVLVDPARKIRIGNKLFFTEDESLVAEVIDNTTSRGRTLRFLFDGSYEEFRAKLKELGETPLPKYIKRAVEPEDAERYQTIYAKIEGAVAAPTAGLHFSKHLMKRLEIKGIDFAEVTLHVGLGTFNPIEVEDLSKHKMESEEIIIDEKNAEIINKAVDAHRRVCAVGTTTMRALETSVSSNKKISAFNGWTNKFIYPPHDFGVANSMITNFHTPKSTLIMMIAAFAGRDFIMHAYEEAVKEKYKFYSYGDAMLIL, from the coding sequence ATGAAAACATCAGATTTTAATTTTGATCTTCCTGCGGAATTATTGGCAGAACACCCTTCAGAGCACAGAGATGATGCTAGATTAATGGTTCTTGATAGAAAAACAGAAACCATCGAGCATAAACTGTTTAAGGATGTAGTGGATTATTTCGATGAGAAAGATCTATTTATTTTCAACAATACTAAAGTTTTCCCTGCACGTCTTTATGGTAATAAAGAAAAAACGGGAGCTAAAATTGAAGTATTCCTTTTAAGAGAGTTGGACAAAGAAACCCGTGTTTGGGATGTATTGGTAGATCCGGCAAGAAAAATCAGAATTGGTAATAAATTATTCTTCACTGAAGATGAATCTTTAGTAGCTGAGGTTATCGATAATACAACTTCAAGAGGAAGAACATTAAGATTCTTATTTGACGGTTCTTACGAAGAGTTCAGAGCTAAATTAAAAGAATTAGGTGAAACTCCGCTTCCAAAGTATATCAAAAGAGCAGTAGAGCCAGAAGATGCTGAAAGATACCAGACAATCTATGCTAAAATAGAAGGAGCGGTAGCAGCACCTACTGCAGGGTTACACTTCTCTAAGCATTTGATGAAGAGATTGGAAATCAAAGGAATTGATTTTGCAGAAGTTACCCTTCACGTTGGTTTAGGAACATTCAATCCGATTGAGGTTGAGGATCTTTCTAAGCATAAAATGGAGTCTGAAGAGATCATTATTGATGAAAAAAATGCTGAAATCATTAACAAAGCGGTAGACGCACACAGAAGAGTTTGTGCTGTAGGAACTACTACGATGAGAGCATTGGAAACTTCAGTTTCTTCTAATAAGAAAATCTCTGCATTCAACGGTTGGACGAATAAATTTATTTATCCTCCTCACGATTTTGGAGTAGCAAATTCAATGATTACGAATTTCCATACACCGAAGTCTACACTAATTATGATGATTGCTGCATTTGCAGGAAGAGATTTCATC